A single region of the Rhipicephalus microplus isolate Deutch F79 chromosome 10, USDA_Rmic, whole genome shotgun sequence genome encodes:
- the LOC142774477 gene encoding NADH-cytochrome b5 reductase 3-like encodes MRPYTPVSRVDHRGTFDIMVKIYPAGVSRKHPNGGLMSQYLDGLKPGDKIEIQGPKGRFVYEGHGQFATAEGRRLPLVTRLGLVAAGSGVTPMLQLLRHLLADNADQTTVMMIDVNSSEQDIIARQELEEYAQHHSTFSIRHVLSRPPTSEDMVDYVPGPLNLEVMTEHLPPPNSGTMVLCCGPPRFIAGICEPVLRKIGHKPNHVLCF; translated from the exons ATGAGGCCGTACACGCCCGTCAGCCGCGTTGACCATCGCGGCACCTTCGACATCATGGTCAAGATATACCCAGCGGGCGTGTCCAGGAAGCACCCAAACGGGGGCCTTATGAGCCAGTACCTGGATGGCCTCAAGCCGGGAGATAAAATAGAG ATCCAGGGACCCAAAGGTCGCTTTGTATACGAAGGGCACGGCCAGTTTGCCACCGCCGAAGGACGTCGGCTGCCTCTCGTCACTCGACTGGGGCTCGTGGCGGCAGGGAGCGGCGTTACGCCGATGCTGCAACTGCTGAGACACCTTCTCGCTGACAACGCAGACCAGACGACGGTCATGATGATCGACGTCAACTCCAGCGAGCAAGATATCATCGCTCGCCAGGAACTGGAGGAGTACGCCCAGCACCACAGTACTTTCAG CATACGCCATGTGCTGAGCAGGCCACCTACGAGTGAAGATATGGTGGATTACGTGCCAGGTCCCTTAAACCTGGAGGTTATGACCGAGCATCTTCCACCACCGAACTCTGGCACGATGGTGCTGTGTTGCGGTCCACCTCGGTTCATCGCCGGAATATGCGAGCCGGTGCTCAGGAAGATTGGACACAAGCCCAACCATGTGCTCTGCTTTTGA